Proteins encoded together in one Streptomyces sp. TLI_171 window:
- a CDS encoding DUF5302 domain-containing protein → MSSETAPAAEPAPDADADTPEAAGQDDQKAKFLAALQRKGGGGRNAGGGPGSDSKIHGTHGAAGGKRTFRRKSGG, encoded by the coding sequence ATGAGCAGCGAAACCGCCCCGGCCGCCGAACCCGCGCCGGACGCCGACGCCGACACCCCCGAGGCCGCCGGGCAGGACGACCAGAAGGCCAAGTTCCTGGCCGCGCTCCAGCGCAAGGGCGGCGGCGGCCGGAACGCCGGCGGCGGCCCCGGCAGCGACTCGAAGATCCACGGCACCCACGGCGCGGCCGGCGGCAAGCGCACCTTCCGCCGCAAGAGCGGCGGCTGA
- a CDS encoding TetR/AcrR family transcriptional regulator, with product MVVDSSTDGRVQRGNETRRAVLGRAVQVASVEGLGALSIGRLATDLGLSKSGVFAGFGSKEELQLATVRAARRIFYDRVVAPALEAPPGVGRVRSLCEFWMDYSRGRVFEGGCFFYSVTAEFDAQPGPVRDSLAEAALEWESLITDELRAAAASGDLPPGSDPEELALLLTSLMDGANVHAVLHDDPSRYDRTMRAIHRLLGIPA from the coding sequence GTGGTTGTCGACTCCTCCACCGACGGCCGGGTCCAGCGCGGGAACGAGACGCGGCGGGCGGTGCTCGGGCGGGCGGTGCAGGTGGCGTCCGTCGAAGGGCTGGGCGCGCTGTCGATCGGGCGGCTGGCGACGGACCTGGGGCTGAGCAAGAGCGGGGTGTTCGCCGGCTTCGGGTCCAAGGAGGAACTGCAACTGGCGACGGTCCGCGCGGCGCGGCGGATCTTCTACGACCGGGTGGTCGCCCCGGCGCTGGAGGCGCCGCCGGGGGTGGGCCGGGTCCGCTCGCTGTGCGAGTTCTGGATGGACTACTCGCGAGGCCGGGTCTTCGAGGGCGGCTGCTTCTTCTACTCGGTGACGGCCGAGTTCGACGCCCAGCCGGGCCCGGTCCGGGACTCCCTCGCGGAGGCGGCGCTGGAGTGGGAGTCCCTGATCACCGACGAGCTGCGGGCGGCGGCCGCGTCCGGCGACCTCCCGCCCGGCAGCGACCCGGAGGAGCTCGCGCTGCTGCTGACGAGCCTGATGGACGGCGCGAACGTGCACGCGGTGCTGCACGACGACCCGTCCCGCTACGACCGGACGATGCGGGCGATCCACCGCCTGCTGGGCATTCCGGCCTGA
- the argJ gene encoding bifunctional glutamate N-acetyltransferase/amino-acid acetyltransferase ArgJ, translating into MRSDLPRGFRGVTAHLGVKESAADFALVVSEVPAHSAAVFTQSRFAGPSVALSRADAPRRRSRGMVAVSGNANVATGPDGAEEAAELRVLAAELAGVDPGELVVASTGVIGRRYPMDRIRAGLAALPARLPEADFAATARAIMTTDTRPKQVTVTCGDAVLTAVAKGVGMIEPNMATLLTFFFTDAELPADVLDAVFRRVMDRTFNALSIDTDTSTSDTAAIFANGLAGPVDHAEFERALHRAALHLVREIARDGEGASKLIEVRATGARDDAQAKRVAKAVVNSPLVKTAVHGADPNWGRVAMAIGKLHEETDLDPDRVRIRFGDLEVYPAPSTEELLAAARRHLEADEVLISVELGVADGAFTVYGCDLTEGYVKINAD; encoded by the coding sequence ATGCGTTCCGACCTGCCCCGCGGCTTCCGCGGCGTCACCGCACACCTGGGCGTCAAGGAGAGCGCGGCCGATTTCGCGCTGGTGGTCTCCGAGGTGCCCGCGCACTCGGCCGCCGTGTTCACGCAGTCCCGGTTCGCCGGGCCGAGCGTGGCGCTCAGCCGGGCCGACGCGCCGCGGCGGCGCAGCCGCGGCATGGTCGCGGTCTCCGGCAACGCCAATGTCGCCACCGGCCCGGACGGGGCCGAGGAGGCGGCGGAACTGCGGGTGCTGGCGGCGGAGTTGGCGGGCGTCGACCCCGGGGAGCTGGTGGTGGCCTCCACCGGGGTGATCGGCCGCCGGTACCCGATGGACCGGATCCGGGCCGGGCTGGCGGCACTGCCGGCCCGGCTGCCGGAGGCGGACTTCGCGGCCACCGCACGGGCCATCATGACCACCGACACCCGCCCCAAGCAGGTGACGGTGACCTGCGGGGACGCGGTGCTGACGGCGGTGGCCAAGGGCGTCGGCATGATCGAGCCGAACATGGCGACCCTGCTGACCTTCTTCTTCACCGACGCGGAACTGCCCGCCGACGTCCTGGACGCGGTCTTCCGCCGGGTGATGGACCGCACCTTCAACGCCCTCAGCATCGACACCGACACCTCGACCAGCGACACCGCGGCGATCTTCGCCAACGGGCTGGCCGGACCGGTGGACCACGCCGAGTTCGAGCGGGCCCTGCACCGGGCGGCGCTGCACCTGGTGCGGGAGATCGCCCGGGACGGCGAGGGCGCGAGCAAGCTGATCGAGGTGCGGGCCACCGGCGCGCGGGACGACGCGCAGGCCAAGCGGGTCGCCAAGGCGGTCGTCAACTCGCCGCTGGTGAAGACCGCCGTGCACGGCGCGGACCCGAACTGGGGCCGGGTCGCGATGGCGATCGGCAAGCTGCACGAGGAGACCGACCTCGACCCGGACCGGGTGCGGATCAGGTTCGGCGACCTGGAGGTGTACCCGGCACCGTCCACCGAGGAGCTGCTGGCCGCCGCCCGCCGCCACCTGGAGGCGGACGAGGTTCTGATCTCGGTCGAACTCGGGGTCGCTGACGGCGCGTTCACCGTCTACGGCTGCGACCTCACCGAGGGCTACGTGAAGATCAACGCCGACTAA
- a CDS encoding alpha/beta fold hydrolase: MAPTVALLRTALNAASLLATAPPGRVAFELFRHPMRRSRVRSAERELHDLAVTEEMTVNGKRVRVYRWGDGRRPVLLVHGWQSRASRFAPYVRGLLDLGMSPIGFDAPGHGDSTGRATTILEYREVIGRLAERHGPFEAAVAHSFGVCCTFLAMAEGVPVGRLVAVAGVAEFDFLVQGFAAMLGLNDRLKHDLVRRIERVLLPGAGEIWHRFDATRRPERITAPILVVHDEDDDVVPIRQAHLLHAAYGEPQLRLITTQGLGHRRVLSERTVVDNALAFLTEPAPEPPAAPSTVLVSVPTPEPQPSVLPVPVPVPAP, translated from the coding sequence ATGGCACCCACCGTCGCCCTGCTGCGCACCGCGTTGAACGCCGCCTCGCTCCTCGCCACCGCCCCGCCGGGCCGGGTGGCCTTCGAACTGTTCCGCCACCCGATGCGCCGCAGCCGGGTGCGCTCCGCCGAACGGGAACTGCACGACCTGGCCGTCACCGAGGAGATGACGGTCAACGGCAAGCGGGTGCGGGTCTACCGCTGGGGCGACGGCCGCCGGCCGGTGCTGCTGGTGCACGGCTGGCAGTCCCGGGCGTCCCGGTTCGCCCCGTACGTGCGCGGGCTGCTGGACCTGGGGATGAGCCCCATCGGGTTCGACGCGCCGGGCCACGGGGACTCGACGGGCCGGGCGACCACGATCCTGGAGTACCGCGAGGTGATCGGGCGGCTGGCCGAACGGCACGGCCCGTTCGAGGCGGCCGTGGCGCACTCCTTCGGGGTGTGCTGCACGTTCCTGGCGATGGCCGAGGGCGTGCCGGTCGGACGACTGGTGGCGGTCGCGGGGGTCGCCGAGTTCGACTTCCTGGTGCAGGGCTTCGCCGCGATGCTGGGCCTGAACGACCGGCTGAAGCATGACCTGGTCCGGCGGATCGAACGCGTGCTGCTCCCCGGCGCCGGCGAGATCTGGCACCGCTTCGACGCCACCCGCCGCCCGGAGCGGATCACCGCGCCCATCCTGGTGGTGCACGACGAGGACGACGACGTCGTCCCGATCCGCCAGGCCCACCTGCTGCACGCCGCCTACGGCGAACCACAGTTGCGCCTGATCACCACTCAGGGCCTCGGCCACCGCCGAGTCCTGTCCGAGCGCACAGTGGTCGACAACGCACTCGCATTCCTCACCGAGCCCGCCCCCGAGCCGCCAGCCGCTCCGTCAACTGTGCTGGTGTCCGTGCCCACCCCTGAGCCCCAGCCTTCGGTGCTGCCTGTGCCTGTGCCGGTCCCCGCGCCCTGA
- a CDS encoding pirin family protein gives MPAVTVENPLILPRIAAPAEGSVPRPVLTVATAPEGFEGEGFPVRRAFAKINQKFLDPFIMMDQMGEVDYQAGEPKGTPWHPHRGFETVTYIIDGTFIHRDSHGGGGVITDGDTQWMTAGSGLLHIETPPESLVMSGGLFHGLQLWVNLPASDKMITPKYQDIRGGSVKLLATADGGGLVRVIAGELDGHQGPGATHTPITMIHVSVNPGAEVTLPWRRDFNALAYGLAGTGTAGQDRQPFRMGQAVVFGDGDSLTIRADEKQDSRSANFEVVLLGGLPIREPLAWYGPFVMNSHRELQQAMEDFQAGRLGTVPAGEN, from the coding sequence ATGCCCGCCGTGACCGTCGAGAACCCGTTGATCCTGCCGCGCATCGCGGCGCCCGCCGAGGGCTCCGTCCCCCGGCCGGTGCTGACCGTCGCCACCGCTCCCGAGGGCTTCGAGGGCGAGGGCTTCCCGGTCCGCCGCGCCTTCGCCAAGATCAACCAGAAGTTCCTGGACCCGTTCATCATGATGGACCAGATGGGCGAGGTGGACTACCAGGCGGGCGAGCCCAAGGGCACCCCGTGGCACCCGCACCGCGGCTTCGAGACCGTCACCTACATCATCGACGGCACCTTCATCCACCGGGACTCGCACGGCGGCGGCGGCGTCATCACCGACGGCGACACCCAGTGGATGACGGCCGGCTCCGGCCTGCTGCACATCGAGACCCCGCCGGAGTCGCTGGTGATGTCCGGCGGCCTGTTCCACGGCCTGCAGCTCTGGGTCAACCTGCCCGCCTCGGACAAGATGATCACCCCGAAGTACCAGGACATCCGCGGCGGCAGCGTCAAGCTCCTCGCCACCGCCGACGGCGGCGGGCTGGTCCGGGTCATCGCGGGCGAGCTCGACGGCCACCAGGGCCCCGGCGCCACCCACACCCCCATCACGATGATCCACGTCTCCGTGAACCCCGGCGCCGAGGTCACCCTGCCCTGGCGGCGCGACTTCAACGCCCTCGCCTACGGCCTGGCCGGCACCGGCACCGCGGGCCAGGACCGCCAGCCCTTCCGGATGGGGCAGGCCGTGGTCTTCGGCGACGGCGACAGCCTCACCATCCGCGCCGACGAGAAGCAGGACTCCCGCTCCGCCAACTTCGAGGTCGTCCTGCTCGGCGGCCTCCCGATCCGCGAACCCCTCGCCTGGTACGGCCCGTTCGTCATGAACAGCCACCGTGAGCTCCAGCAGGCCATGGAGGACTTCCAGGCCGGCCGCCTCGGCACCGTCCCCGCCGGCGAGAACTGA
- a CDS encoding SseB family protein, protein MYGYEQSAYQDPYQQQMQQGMSGMPGPGYGDPQAAQQSLYPEPSPPSLADAVRAFTTGAMPVEDFQAIFITSKVYCPRGDRPGFLALHNTPTPVIPMFSSVKELKRYAGKESKHFSVTGAEILDLLPTGYGFALDMEGEHRMVFDARAVEQMVDFTMRRMYG, encoded by the coding sequence GTGTACGGCTACGAGCAGAGCGCCTACCAGGACCCCTACCAGCAGCAGATGCAGCAGGGGATGTCCGGCATGCCCGGTCCCGGGTACGGCGACCCGCAGGCCGCCCAGCAGTCGCTCTACCCCGAGCCCTCGCCGCCCTCGCTGGCCGACGCGGTGCGCGCTTTCACCACCGGCGCGATGCCGGTGGAGGACTTCCAGGCCATCTTCATCACCTCCAAGGTGTACTGCCCGCGCGGCGACCGCCCCGGCTTCCTGGCCCTGCACAACACCCCGACGCCGGTGATCCCGATGTTCAGCTCGGTCAAGGAGCTGAAGCGGTACGCGGGCAAGGAGTCCAAGCACTTCTCGGTCACCGGCGCCGAGATCCTCGACCTGCTGCCCACCGGGTACGGCTTCGCCCTCGACATGGAGGGCGAGCACCGGATGGTGTTCGACGCCCGCGCGGTCGAGCAGATGGTGGACTTCACCATGCGCCGGATGTACGGCTGA
- a CDS encoding maltokinase N-terminal cap-like domain-containing protein, whose translation MATIHHTTVRPGKLELLAEWLPGQDWFRPGGGELTRAGGFRLDDPAGEVGIELMVVADDRAAYLVPMAYRGEPLDGVPEGALIGTAEHGVLGTRWFYDGAQDPVVRAQLAELLAGRAVPQMQSESDTPDRDVQVAAVDGPVAAVLRRVLEPIGAGAGPAPGEVVAGYTAPDGSSVRAVFLTAS comes from the coding sequence ATGGCGACGATTCACCACACCACGGTCCGGCCGGGCAAGTTGGAGCTGTTGGCCGAGTGGCTGCCGGGGCAGGACTGGTTCCGGCCGGGCGGCGGCGAACTGACCCGGGCCGGCGGGTTCCGGCTGGACGACCCGGCGGGCGAGGTCGGCATCGAGCTGATGGTGGTGGCCGACGACCGGGCCGCCTACCTGGTGCCGATGGCGTACCGCGGCGAGCCGCTGGACGGGGTGCCCGAGGGTGCGCTGATCGGCACCGCCGAGCACGGCGTGCTGGGCACCCGCTGGTTCTACGACGGCGCCCAGGACCCGGTGGTGCGGGCCCAGTTGGCCGAGCTGCTGGCGGGCCGGGCGGTGCCGCAGATGCAGAGCGAGAGCGACACGCCCGACCGCGACGTGCAGGTCGCCGCGGTGGACGGCCCGGTCGCCGCGGTGCTGCGCCGGGTGCTGGAGCCGATCGGGGCGGGTGCCGGACCCGCACCGGGCGAGGTGGTCGCCGGGTACACCGCCCCGGACGGGTCGTCCGTGCGAGCGGTCTTCCTGACCGCGTCCTGA
- a CDS encoding acyl-CoA dehydrogenase: MGHYKSNLRDVEFNLFEVFGRDQVYGTGPFAEMDVDTAKNILSEISRLAENDLAASFVDADRNPPVFDPETNTAPIPETFKKSYQTFMDAEWWRLGIPEGIGGQVTPNSLVWAYAEQVLGSNPAIWMYSSGPAFAGVVYDEGTEEQQQVAQRMVERLWGATMVLTEPDAGSDVGAGRTKAIKQDDGSWHIEGVKRFITSGEHDMSENIIHLVLARPEGGKPGTKGLGLYIVPKFDFDWETGELGERNGVYATNVEHKMGLKASNTCEMTFGAKHPAKGWLLGETVDGIRQMFKIIEFARMMVGTKAIATLSTGYLNALEYAKERVQGADIAQFMDKTAPRVTITHHPDVRRSLLTQKAYAEGMRALVLYTASVQDDMLAARLRGEHDAAAERLNDLLLPIVKGYGSEKSYEQLAQSLQTFGGSGYLQEYPIEQYIRDAKIDTLYEGTTAIQGQDFFFRKIVKDGGQALTAVNEQISKFLATGEGGAELAAERDLLATAAGDLEAIVGKLIADLTAVEQDAKNMYKVGQNTTRLLLVSGDVVVGWLLLRQAAVALAKLEAGASEKDVPFYRGKIAAAKHFARTVLPTTTAQRQIAEAIDNELMELAEEAF; the protein is encoded by the coding sequence ATGGGTCACTACAAGTCCAACCTGCGGGACGTGGAGTTCAACCTCTTCGAGGTGTTCGGCCGCGACCAGGTGTACGGCACCGGTCCGTTCGCCGAGATGGACGTCGACACCGCGAAGAACATCCTCAGCGAGATCTCCCGGCTGGCCGAGAACGACCTCGCCGCCTCCTTCGTGGACGCCGACCGCAACCCGCCGGTCTTCGACCCGGAGACCAACACGGCTCCGATCCCGGAGACCTTCAAGAAGAGCTACCAGACCTTCATGGACGCCGAGTGGTGGCGCCTGGGCATCCCGGAGGGCATCGGCGGCCAGGTCACCCCGAACTCCCTGGTCTGGGCGTACGCGGAGCAGGTCCTCGGCTCCAACCCGGCGATCTGGATGTACTCCTCCGGCCCGGCCTTCGCCGGCGTCGTGTACGACGAGGGCACCGAGGAGCAGCAGCAGGTCGCGCAGCGCATGGTCGAGCGCCTGTGGGGCGCCACCATGGTGCTGACCGAGCCCGACGCGGGCTCCGACGTGGGCGCCGGCCGCACCAAGGCGATCAAGCAGGACGACGGCTCCTGGCACATCGAGGGCGTCAAGCGCTTCATCACCTCGGGCGAGCACGACATGTCCGAGAACATCATCCACCTGGTGCTGGCCCGCCCCGAGGGCGGCAAGCCGGGCACCAAGGGCCTCGGCCTGTACATCGTGCCGAAGTTCGACTTCGACTGGGAGACCGGCGAGCTCGGCGAGCGCAACGGCGTCTACGCCACCAACGTCGAGCACAAGATGGGCCTCAAGGCGTCCAACACCTGCGAGATGACCTTCGGCGCCAAGCACCCCGCCAAGGGCTGGCTGCTCGGCGAGACCGTCGACGGCATCCGCCAGATGTTCAAGATCATCGAGTTCGCCCGCATGATGGTCGGCACGAAGGCGATCGCCACCCTCTCCACCGGCTACCTGAACGCGCTGGAGTACGCCAAGGAGCGCGTGCAGGGCGCCGACATCGCCCAGTTCATGGACAAGACCGCCCCGCGCGTCACCATCACCCACCACCCGGACGTCCGCCGCTCGCTGCTCACGCAGAAGGCGTACGCCGAGGGCATGCGCGCCCTGGTCCTCTACACCGCCTCGGTGCAGGACGACATGCTGGCCGCCCGCCTGCGCGGCGAGCACGACGCCGCCGCCGAGCGCCTGAACGACCTGCTGCTGCCGATCGTCAAGGGCTACGGCTCGGAGAAGTCCTACGAGCAGCTCGCCCAGTCCCTGCAGACCTTCGGCGGCTCCGGCTACCTGCAGGAGTACCCGATCGAGCAGTACATCCGGGACGCCAAGATCGACACCCTGTACGAGGGCACCACCGCCATCCAGGGCCAGGACTTCTTCTTCCGGAAGATCGTCAAGGACGGCGGCCAGGCGCTGACCGCCGTCAACGAGCAGATCAGCAAGTTCCTCGCCACCGGCGAGGGCGGCGCCGAGCTGGCCGCCGAGCGCGACCTGCTGGCCACCGCCGCCGGTGACCTGGAGGCCATCGTCGGCAAGCTGATCGCCGACCTGACGGCGGTCGAGCAGGACGCCAAGAACATGTACAAGGTGGGCCAGAACACCACCCGCCTGCTGCTGGTCTCCGGCGACGTGGTGGTCGGCTGGCTGCTGCTGCGCCAGGCCGCGGTCGCGCTGGCCAAGCTGGAGGCCGGCGCCTCCGAGAAGGACGTCCCCTTCTACCGGGGCAAGATCGCCGCGGCCAAGCACTTCGCCCGCACCGTGCTGCCCACCACCACCGCGCAGCGCCAGATCGCCGAGGCGATCGACAACGAGCTGATGGAGCTCGCCGAAGAGGCCTTCTGA
- a CDS encoding integrase, whose amino-acid sequence MRVELAVDARRPDRGCEDFAVATPEALVLLDGSSTPESLESGCAHGIAWYVRRLGVHLLARLTDRADLGIAECLADAIAGTAALHGGCDLANPATPAAMVVAARLRGDTLEYLALGDSLLVLHLKDGPPRVIGDNQRFPGGEELRRQVWSTVPGSAERAALYLRYAVAVRAARNTGHGPWIAAAAPHAADHAETGFAALADLHGVAALSDGAARFTGRLELGSWADAVRLLAEAGPAELIGQVRAAERSDAHCLRWPRSKAHDDAAALYARI is encoded by the coding sequence ATGCGGGTAGAGCTGGCAGTTGACGCGCGCCGCCCGGACCGCGGCTGCGAGGACTTCGCGGTGGCCACCCCGGAAGCCCTGGTGCTGTTGGACGGGTCCAGCACGCCGGAATCCCTGGAGTCCGGCTGCGCCCACGGAATCGCCTGGTACGTGCGCCGCCTCGGGGTGCACCTGCTGGCCCGGCTGACCGACCGCGCCGACCTGGGCATCGCCGAGTGCCTGGCCGACGCGATCGCCGGGACGGCCGCCCTGCACGGCGGCTGCGACCTGGCCAACCCGGCCACGCCCGCGGCGATGGTGGTCGCCGCCCGGCTGCGCGGCGACACCCTGGAGTACCTGGCGCTCGGCGACTCGCTGCTGGTGCTGCACCTCAAGGACGGGCCGCCCCGGGTGATCGGCGACAACCAGCGCTTTCCCGGCGGCGAGGAACTGCGCCGGCAGGTGTGGTCGACCGTCCCGGGCAGTGCCGAGCGCGCCGCGCTCTACCTGCGGTACGCGGTCGCGGTCCGGGCCGCCCGCAACACCGGGCACGGCCCGTGGATCGCCGCGGCCGCCCCGCACGCCGCCGACCACGCCGAGACCGGCTTCGCCGCCCTCGCCGACCTGCACGGCGTGGCCGCCCTCTCGGACGGCGCCGCCCGCTTCACCGGCCGCCTGGAGCTGGGCAGTTGGGCCGACGCGGTGCGACTGCTCGCGGAGGCCGGACCGGCCGAGCTGATCGGCCAGGTCCGGGCCGCCGAGCGCAGCGACGCGCACTGCCTGCGCTGGCCCCGCAGCAAGGCCCACGACGACGCCGCGGCGCTCTACGCCCGGATCTGA
- a CDS encoding M18 family aminopeptidase — translation MSTAARTAHFDRKHTDDLIAFLAASPSPYHAVQSAAERLERVGFRRVRETDAWDGDSGGRYLVRGGALMAWYVPEGPGPATPYRVVGTHTDSPNLRVKPIPDTGSAGWRQVAVEIYGGVPLNTWLDRDLGLSGRLALRDGSTRLVHLDEPLLRVPQLAIHLDRQVNEGLKLDKQRHLTPIWGIGDSTEGALLDYVAERAGLASADIAGWDLMAHDVQPPAYLGRDRELLAGPRLDNQLSVHAATAALAAVAEAGGPLPYIPVLAAFDHEETGSESDTGAQSPLLGNVLERSCYARGGTHEDRARALAGTVCLSSDMGHAVHPNYSERHEPGHHPLPNGGPILKVNVNNRYATDGVGRAVFAAACEKAGVPWQSFVSNNAMPCGTTIGPITAARLGITTVDCGIAALSMHSARELCGAEDPHYLAGAIKAFLEG, via the coding sequence ATGTCGACCGCCGCCCGAACGGCCCACTTCGACCGGAAGCACACGGACGACCTGATCGCCTTCCTCGCCGCCTCCCCCTCCCCGTACCACGCGGTGCAGAGCGCGGCCGAGCGGCTGGAGCGGGTCGGCTTCCGACGGGTCCGCGAGACGGACGCCTGGGACGGCGACAGCGGCGGCCGCTACCTGGTGCGCGGCGGCGCCCTGATGGCCTGGTATGTGCCCGAGGGCCCCGGCCCGGCCACCCCCTACCGAGTGGTCGGCACCCACACCGACTCGCCCAACCTGCGGGTCAAGCCGATCCCCGACACCGGCTCGGCCGGCTGGCGGCAGGTCGCCGTCGAGATCTACGGCGGCGTCCCGCTCAACACCTGGCTCGACCGCGACCTGGGACTCTCCGGCCGGCTCGCCCTGCGCGACGGCTCCACCCGCCTGGTCCACCTCGACGAGCCGCTGCTGCGCGTCCCGCAGCTCGCCATCCACCTCGACCGGCAGGTCAACGAGGGCCTCAAGCTCGACAAGCAGCGCCACCTGACGCCGATCTGGGGAATCGGCGACAGCACCGAGGGCGCCCTGCTCGACTACGTCGCCGAGCGGGCCGGCCTGGCCTCCGCCGACATCGCCGGCTGGGACCTGATGGCCCACGACGTCCAGCCGCCCGCCTACCTCGGCCGCGACCGCGAACTGCTGGCCGGCCCGCGCCTGGACAACCAGCTCTCCGTGCACGCCGCCACCGCCGCGCTCGCCGCCGTCGCCGAGGCCGGTGGCCCGCTCCCGTACATCCCGGTGCTCGCCGCCTTCGACCACGAGGAGACCGGCAGCGAATCCGACACCGGCGCGCAGAGCCCGCTGCTCGGCAACGTCCTGGAGCGCTCCTGCTACGCCCGGGGGGGCACCCACGAGGACCGCGCCCGCGCGCTGGCCGGCACGGTCTGCCTGTCCTCCGACATGGGGCACGCCGTCCACCCCAACTACAGCGAGCGCCACGAACCCGGGCACCACCCGCTGCCCAACGGCGGCCCGATCCTCAAGGTGAACGTCAACAACCGCTACGCCACCGACGGCGTCGGCCGGGCCGTGTTCGCCGCCGCCTGCGAGAAGGCCGGCGTGCCCTGGCAGTCCTTCGTGTCCAACAACGCGATGCCCTGCGGCACCACCATCGGGCCGATCACCGCGGCCCGCCTCGGCATCACCACCGTCGACTGCGGCATCGCGGCGCTCTCCATGCACTCCGCCCGCGAACTCTGCGGCGCCGAGGACCCGCACTACCTGGCCGGCGCCATCAAGGCCTTCCTCGAAGGCTGA